One part of the bacterium genome encodes these proteins:
- a CDS encoding AI-2E family transporter, with translation MKNEKKPPDRKPIQWFLLFMLAGSLLLTCSIARVYLHPLILAILLASIFYPVHERITKIFRGRRNLSALASCLLVILLIVLPLLLLLFGMVSQGVRSVNAVRGWLEQGNLQNILQSGYMMHLRRLGSRYLTFLNLEVGRLQEWGIRGSQYIGQFLLTRGGELVSDFGSLVIQFGIMIFILFYLLRDGKKWLDRFLHLIPLTRNQEVILIDRLKAIARSALVGTVLTALAQGIVGGVGLWIVGIPPLFWGSLIAAASLIPLVGTGLVWVPAVSYLFIIQRPGRAIFLAVYSIAILGTIDNFLRPYLMHKQKGIALSPLLVFLAIFGGIRTFGLPGVLYGPLIFGLLSSLLHLYEVEFSSLLDHEDKSPSSR, from the coding sequence ATGAAAAACGAAAAAAAACCGCCGGATCGAAAGCCCATCCAATGGTTTCTTCTTTTCATGCTTGCAGGAAGTCTGCTCCTGACATGCTCCATAGCCAGAGTCTACCTCCATCCCCTGATATTGGCCATACTTCTGGCCTCAATATTTTATCCGGTCCATGAGCGGATAACCAAAATTTTCCGGGGGAGAAGGAATCTGTCTGCCCTTGCCTCCTGCCTGCTGGTCATCCTGCTGATCGTGCTTCCCCTGTTGCTTTTGCTCTTTGGCATGGTCAGTCAGGGAGTGCGTTCGGTAAACGCTGTCCGTGGGTGGCTTGAGCAGGGAAACCTGCAAAACATTCTTCAATCCGGGTACATGATGCACCTTCGCCGTCTGGGGAGCCGATACCTGACCTTTTTAAACCTGGAAGTCGGCCGCCTCCAGGAGTGGGGGATCAGAGGCAGCCAGTATATCGGGCAGTTTCTGCTGACCAGAGGTGGAGAACTGGTCTCTGACTTTGGTTCCCTCGTTATCCAGTTCGGGATCATGATTTTTATCCTTTTCTACCTGCTGCGGGATGGGAAAAAGTGGCTGGATCGCTTCCTTCATCTCATCCCTCTGACCAGGAATCAGGAAGTCATTTTAATCGACCGGCTCAAGGCCATAGCCCGCTCAGCCCTGGTCGGGACAGTGCTGACCGCTCTGGCTCAAGGGATTGTGGGCGGTGTCGGCCTGTGGATAGTCGGCATCCCTCCTCTGTTCTGGGGAAGCCTGATAGCTGCAGCCTCTCTTATTCCTCTGGTGGGAACCGGCCTGGTCTGGGTGCCAGCGGTTTCTTATCTTTTCATTATCCAAAGACCCGGACGGGCGATCTTTCTGGCTGTCTACAGCATCGCCATCCTGGGTACTATCGACAACTTCCTGCGCCCCTATCTGATGCATAAGCAAAAGGGCATTGCCCTCTCCCCATTGCTGGTTTTTCTGGCCATCTTTGGTGGAATCCGCACCTTTGGCCTGCCAGGTGTTCTCTATGGACCATTGATTTTTGGCCTGCTGTCCTCCCTTTTGCATCTCTACGAAGTTGAGTTCTCCTCCCTGCTCGATCATGAGGATAAATCTCCTTCCAGCCGGTGA